A stretch of the Lactuca sativa cultivar Salinas chromosome 9, Lsat_Salinas_v11, whole genome shotgun sequence genome encodes the following:
- the LOC111920258 gene encoding uncharacterized protein LOC111920258, protein MAATAKPVMIVGVDDSEQSFFALEWTLDHFFVSSAPHHPFELIIVNSKPTPPSSIGFAVPGVEVLSHVDVDLKNIAARVIERAREICLSKSVNDATLEIVEGDARNILCDAVERYHATILVVGSHGYGAIKRAVLGSVSDYVTHHAHCTVMVVKKPKT, encoded by the exons ATGGCGGCAACAGCCAAACCGGTGATGATCGTCGGAGTTGATGATAGCGAGCAGAGTTTTTTCGCACTGGAATGGACGTTGGATCACTTCTTTGTATCCTCTGCTCCACATCATCCCTTCGAACTTATCATCGTTAACAGCAAACCTACTCCTCCTTCTTCCATTGGATTCGCCGTTCCag GTGTGGAAGTTTTGTCGCATGTGGATGTGGATTTGAAGAACATCGCTGCTCGAGTTATCGAAAGGGCAAGGGAGATTTGCCTTTCTAAATCG GTGAATGATGCGACACTAGAGATTGTGGAAGGGGATGCGAGAAACATCCTATGTGATGCTGTGGAGAGGTACCATGCCACCATACTGGTTGTTGGAAGCCATGGTTATGGAGCAATAAAAAG GGCGGTTTTAGGAAGTGTAAGCGACTATGTTACCCATCATGCTCACTGCACAGTCATGGTAGTGAAGAAGCCCAAGACTTAG
- the LOC111920255 gene encoding probable E3 ubiquitin-protein ligase BAH1-like 1 gives MKLFKKYEEYMQTQAEKKLPGVGFKNLKKILKRCRREMTHSQISLQSQSSLLLNDSADNTHAYCLHPCPVCDGSFFPSLMKEMSVVVGCFNERAQKVLDVHLATGFHKYFMWCKGKLHGQGNGNHHSLIQEGKDLVGYALINAIAMRKILKKYDKIHDSKQGQAFRSQVQSMHMELLQSPWLCELIAFHINLREITKADMRRKGSEILLEGCSLVFNDGKPSLSCELSDTVKLEIDLTCSICLDTVFDPVYLSCGHIFCFMCACKSGSVTIVDGLKATEPTAKCPLCRQAGVYKGSLHLDELNILLSRRCPEYWEERLQSERAERIRQTKEHWESQSRAFLGI, from the exons ATGAAGTTATTTAAGAAATATGAGGAGTACATGCAAACACAAGCTGAGAAGAAATTACCTGGTGTGGGTTTTAAAAATCTCAAGAAAATCTTGAAGCGGTGTCGTAGAGAGATGACTCATTCACAGATTTCATTGCAGTCACAATCGTCATTGCTTCTTAACGACTCTGCAGATAACACTCATGCGTATTGCCTCCATCCTTGCCCTG TCTGCGATGGAAGCTTCTTTCCATCCCTTATGAAGGAGATGTCTGTGGTGGTTGGATGTTTTAATGAGCGTGCACAAAAGGTGCTTGATGTTCATCTGGCGACAGGCTTCCACAAGTACTTCATGTGGTGCAAAGGCAAGTTACATGGCCAAGGAAACGGAAACCATCATTCCTTAATACAAGAAGGCAAGGACCTTGTTGGCTATGCGCTTATCAATGCCATTGCTATGCgcaaaatccttaagaaatatgATAAG ATACATGACTCTAAACAAGGGCAAGCATTCAGGTCACAAGTCCAGAGCATGCACATGGAACTCCTTCAGTCTCCATGGCTTTGTGAGCTTATTGCCTTCCACATTAACTTAAGGGAAATTACAAAGGCAGATATGAGGAGGAAAGGTTCTGAAATATTATTGGAGGGATGTTCTCTTGTATTTAATGATGGAAAACCATCGCTTTCTTGTGAGCTCTCGGATACTGTGAAGCTTGAGATAGACTTGACTTGCTCCATATGCTTG GATACTGTATTTGATCCTGTATATTTGAGTTGTGGACACATATTCTGCTTCATGTGTGCTTGCAAATCTGGATCAGTAACAATTGTTGATGGATTGAAGGCAACAGAGCCCACTGCAAAATGTCCTCTTTGTCGACAA GCAGGAGTTTACAAGGGATCTCTACATTTGGACGAGCTTAACATTTTACTAAGTCGAAG GTGTCCTGAATATTGGGAGGAAAGGCTTCAAAGTGAGAGAGCAGAAAGGATTCGTCAGACCAAGGAGCATTGGGAGTCACAGTCACGTGCATTCTTGGGGATCTAA